One Vespula vulgaris chromosome 7, iyVesVulg1.1, whole genome shotgun sequence genomic window, AAACTgtagaaattaaaaacataGACAGTTAGTATTTATTTGGTagtttcttatcatttatatattattttcatttaaatatatttagtatatcatgtatgtatactactaaattaaaataaatttcatgcATCTTTTAGACATGAAGAAACATTCGCGtaaagaacataaaaaatcTCCAGGATTTGTGGCAGATACTTTAGGTCCAGCATTATTTTCTGCGCCTGACATTATTCGTCGTGTCGGTTCAAACAATGATTCGAAGAATGCCGATAATACGATATCTTCTTTAATTGCTACTATTCCAAGCACAACTATTGCCTGTGGAGTTGCTAAATCGTCTGCTCAAGGAACACAAATAATAAGTTCAACAAATGTTACCACTACGACTTCAAATATAACACAAAATTCAGATTCAGAATATACAACGAAAACCTTGATAACAAATACGTTGGAGGAAGACGTATCCCAAGTCGAACGTCATTCAGGTATAGAAAATGAGACGGAAAATGTATTGaaaggagaaaatgaaaatcaaaaaacagATTCAAAGGCAGACCCAGCTGAGGAATTACAACCATCCTTAAGTACGTGTAACATTGGGAAAATTCTTATTCCTCGATTAGGAAATAcaatctgtttctttttttaatttgttttgtaCGTTTTTAGTTTTGTCccttgaataatattttatatttatctaaaaatattatattttcttagttACTACCTCATCACAAATGATTGATCAAGCCATGGCACTGCCTACTGTGTCAAATCATATTATCACTAAACATAGTAAGTTTCGTTATCATGTCatcaatgaaattctttttatgaagttatacgaacgaatataaaataacatttgaCATTTGACAGGAAACACACAACTTTTAATATTGTCAAGAGTTTTGGTagaattgttttataaaaagtttataataatatttacaacatatatatcatacgtcATGTCTATCTTAGaaagttatttataatatgtttACTCATTAAAGGTGGCATAGAAGGAGAAGAACATCTTTTAGCCACATTGGAAATGGAAGCCAATAAACACGATGAGGAATTATTAGCAGAAGCATTATTATTGCAAGAAGAACTTGGAGTTGATTTAGGAGATCAtgtatgcttttttttttatatttctcgtcTTTACAAAATTTTAGTACTATTCATTTCTAATGGTTTTCTCTTTCAGGCTGCTTTGGTAGATCAAGCTGTACCATCTACTTCATTAACATCAACTCCAGCACATGTTTCTTCACTGGAAGCAACAACTAATCAAGAATTAACAACTAAGTCACTAGATACAACGGCACAAATACCAACAAATGTTACACCTgaagtaacaaaaaagaatactaAAGATGATAAAGAACCTATACAAATCGTTCGTGGTGGACGTGTGATCACTTTACCACCAATAGAGGCTCCGGCAACAAGAAGCAAACGATTACAAGCAAAGTCAGAAGTTACTGCGCAAAAGACTCCAGAACCTATAAAGAAATCCGAGAAATACGAATCGCCGACCGTTCAAAGTCATTTAGAGCGTAAAGAAGATCTACGATTGAATATAAGCGAGCAAAAtgacgaggaggaagaagatgaggatgacgaagaagaggagaattCAGATTCAGAAGATGACCCTGATAGGTTGTGGTGTATTTGTAAACGTCCCcataataatcgttttatgATATGTTGCGATGTTTGCGAAGATTGGTTTCATGGAAAATGCGTACACGTCAGTAAAGCAATGGGGCAGCAAATGGAAGAGAAAGGCATAGAATGGGTTTGTCCGaattgtttaaagaaaaaagcagaTGACaataaagtgaaaataaatgcACAGTTAGTAtcaggaaaagaaagacaacGGCAAGATTCGTTTATGGAGGACTCTGCATCTTTgatggaagaagaaacatCGCAGCATTCTCTTTCGCCAACAAAAGATGCACCGTTGCCCGCTGCATCGACTCTCGATCATAATATCGTACGAATTTCGGGTACCACTCAATGCGTAGTATGCAAAAAAGAAGCTAGGAATTCTAGTATTTATTGTTCGGATGCATGCATTCTTGCGCATGCCCAGGAGACATTAACTAAGGACAAACCTGTAGCAACAAGTTCCAATTCAAAGGCATTAAAACAATCACCTCTGGGAGTAACCAAAACAAAAGCGGATGCCAGAGTAATtgttttcgaaagaagaactGGAAGGCTCCTTACAGGTACGGACGCACCTAAAAGATCGAATTTAAAGACATGGTTGAAGGAAAATCCAACCTTCGAGGCTGTACGAGCGGATAGTCTTAGTCAAGTAGAAATAGGAGGGAAAACGGTTACGGTTTTACCTGCACAACGATTAACCAAACCTGGAAAATCTCCGCAATTGATAGCTGCTAAAGCACAAGCAATACCAAAAATGGTTTATACCAATATACCGGGTTCTAAACAAACGATTTTAATAGCTAGTagtaaaaaaattacgattgCTGGtgcacaacaacaacaacaacaacaacaacagcaacaaccaCAAACGAGTACATTGCACAATAAACCGCATCAATTGAAACAAACTTTTCTTGATACGGGTAAAGGGAATTTGATTTTAAAACAAACGACTATAAGACCCGTATCATCGCCTCAAGCAAGAGCACAAGGAACGATTACACAGAAACAAGCACAGAGTAAGAAACAAGAATTAAAGGTGCTAACGCCTCAACCGAAACAACAGGTGAAAATAGCAGTTGTGAAGAAGCCCGAGACCGAACCTATACGATTGAACATTCGAAGAACATTGACGCAGCTTTTGTCGAGTCGTATAAAGGAGACGGAAGATTTAAAGCTATCCAATGATGAAATCGCTGATCTAGcttttaatatagaaatggAAATGTACAAGTACTTCAAAGATACCGGGGCAAAGTATAAAGCTAAATACAGGAGtcttgtatttaatataaaagacaCGAAGAATTTAACACTGTTTAGAAAAATTGCTGACAAATCGTTGGCTCCGGACGCGGTTGTAAGATTAAGTCCAGACGAGATGGCCAGTCAAGAATTGGCCGAGTGGCGGGAAAAAGAGACTAAACATCAATTAGAGATGatcaagaaaaatgaattagaTTTAATGGCACAAGCGAAGTCCATAGTGGTGAAAACACACAAAGGCGAACAGATTATCGAAAATGACGGTGGTATTGGTCTAGTAGATCCGAAAACACCTGTGCAAGATATAGTGACTGCTTTGAACAGTGGCGACAGTATTAGTTCTATCGATACGagtaaggaaagagaagacggagagagaataaaattgaCGTCCGAAATGAAAAGATCGAAGAATGGCGAGGAGGGTaggaagaaggataaagatCGGGAAAGTTCTAGGGATGGTGGGAGATTAAGGGATAAGGGAGGACGAGAAAGGAGTACAAGTAGAAGCAGACATCGTCACAAACGAGATAGGGATTACAGTAAGACGAGAGAACGaagtagagatagaaaggCTAAGAGTAAGGAGAGtagacgagagaaagataaagaacgcGAGAAGGATAAGGATaagcaaagaaataaagacagagaaaagattAAGGATagggagagggaaaaggaaaagtatcaaaacgagaaagagaagcataAGAGCGATACTTGGACAAAAACGCGAAGTCGTAACGAATcctcgaaggaaggaaggaatggAGATAGAAAGGAGCAAGGACGtaagaaggagatagaaaagaagaaagaacctACACCACCGCCCATAGTGGAAAAACCGATAGAGGATCGTTTGTGGAGGCACATCGAGGACGAAGCTACGACGAATACCATCGATGGAAATGATTCTGACGTATCCGACAGAGAACCGAGTTCTACCGTTACGATTAAAACACCGGACATCAACGAAGAACCCGAAAGATATACCGAtccagagatagagaaggatatTTCCAAAACGGCATGGCAAACGGTTTGGCGAGGATTTGTTAACATGGTAGATGTTGCTAAATTCTTCATCACGGCTCAGGAAGTTAGTGGTCATGCCAGGGATCTAATGAACGATCTTCCAGATACAGTAGACGTTGTTGGTAGAATAAGTCATGAAACTGTGTGGGATTACatttcaaaaatgaaaaaaactgGATCTAAAGAGATTCTTGTTATAAGGTTAACGGCAGCGAACGACGAGGAAAAGATTCCTTATATAACTTTATACAGTTATTTAAATAGTAGAAGTCGATTAGGCGTCGTCGGTAatgtttcgaaaaatataaaagatttttatataatgccCTTTTCAAACCAAAGCACAATACCGCGAGTTTTATTACCTCTGACCGGTCCTGGTTTCGAAGAAAACAGGCCGCATTTGCTTCTTGGTATTATAGTACGCAATAGGAAGAAACGTTTGACCACCATACCTCCGATAGTCGCAacaaaaatacagaaaaaagatCCCGATCGTAGTTACACGCCGCCATTAGTGGGTACTTCGAAAGATAAAGCTTCTTCCGCTACACCGCCAGCCTCTCCTATGGGATACAAAGCAAGTGCAACCGATACCATTAAAGATAAACAAGCGGTAACCCAAATGACTTTAGAAACTTTAAATAAGGCACATATCGGGATGTCCAAGTCGGTAATGGATAGTGCTGCAATATGTAAAATCGTACCGGAATTATCTTCGAAGATCGACCTAATGCCGTCGCCTCTCAAGACGCTGGATGACGATGGCGATGAACCTTACAGTCCAGGTGAAATGGATGAAGATGTTACGAATACGCAAACGGTTATACACGACACTACGGATGTACTGTCGTCGGCAAAGAATTCTACGGAGTTACAGAGAAAGATGGACGAATTAAATAGACAAatagaagaacaaaaacaacaaatacAAAGCATTAGCTCTTCGTTTCTCAATGACGCGACACCTACTCTGCCGGTGAGAGCACTGataattccatttttttttaaatgcgaTTGTTACTGTTTTTCCTACTACCCCATTGTAAATAAACTGTTTGCATCTATTCATGGCATCCTATTCCTATCCTCAAGCTgcgtagattttttttcaattataatttcattgcaTTATAATGTAcggaataaaatatgtaatgcAATCGTTATCATATATCAATGTGGTGTAttcttacaaaaaattattgatacaaaaatattggtttttatttttacgtgaTGGTACAATACTCCATGTATATATGAACGCATATCGTTTCTTTGACATGGcatgaaagaattatttttaatttcgtcaAACAAGAGAcgcttt contains:
- the LOC127064959 gene encoding death-inducer obliterator 1 isoform X4, whose product is MSSSYIVEPQEKETQKQDDTLIIVVNDDGTISVDQETLQNLIMNQSNANVSVVRLGQSEPGANNGDITLTVDPPTFTSSSITPIGNATSTDATGLVDPFMEMDPEQLERLETALQSEEAKQILGENVTAMLDMLSVEEQQKSIKYSVELDHCYTNKSPDSKPKDSLPLTSYASSSDIQYTHPSSPSTVSTMSSPSNEIDKLKPTTKTGKPIGRPRKNPLTPTTSNLRSAGNSPGVSKSAGHSMSKAHRLSNDEEEEEEGTPSPSESSESEPPSDNDSDFGPRGPRRGGVRARGGRKGLTTRGGYMTSTRKRNSNKHMDIEQVRRLDMEMAAAVSAMKTPDKEDKMGAHTSTRGRRGFKALGVRKKDETLTASETAINVEKPLQTTNQVKANLISSNMVKGDMILTKPGQGRNNQKLTLVQKQVVMKANELKNLDVKKPVILPKGKFLNQVQTKLVSTKDGKLVHVPITSSKPVVSSTPGAQEKGTLLQTSPIQQYQGLQQQGKPISSVVSMKVKPSEIKRERRKSEKIMDLISKTEGDNAKTVEIKNIDNMKKHSRKEHKKSPGFVADTLGPALFSAPDIIRRVGSNNDSKNADNTISSLIATIPSTTIACGVAKSSAQGTQIISSTNVTTTTSNITQNSDSEYTTKTLITNTLEEDVSQVERHSGIENETENVLKGENENQKTDSKADPAEELQPSLITTSSQMIDQAMALPTVSNHIITKHSGIEGEEHLLATLEMEANKHDEELLAEALLLQEELGVDLGDHAALVDQAVPSTSLTSTPAHVSSLEATTNQELTTKSLDTTAQIPTNVTPEVTKKNTKDDKEPIQIVRGGRVITLPPIEAPATRSKRLQAKSEVTAQKTPEPIKKSEKYESPTVQSHLERKEDLRLNISEQNDEEEEDEDDEEEENSDSEDDPDRLWCICKRPHNNRFMICCDVCEDWFHGKCVHVSKAMGQQMEEKGIEWVCPNCLKKKADDNKVKINAQLVSGKERQRQDSFMEDSASLMEEETSQHSLSPTKDAPLPAASTLDHNIVRISGTTQCVVCKKEARNSSIYCSDACILAHAQETLTKDKPVATSSNSKALKQSPLGVTKTKADARVIVFERRTGRLLTGTDAPKRSNLKTWLKENPTFEAVRADSLSQVEIGGKTVTVLPAQRLTKPGKSPQLIAAKAQAIPKMVYTNIPGSKQTILIASSKKITIAGAQQQQQQQQQQQPQTSTLHNKPHQLKQTFLDTGKGNLILKQTTIRPVSSPQARAQGTITQKQAQSKKQELKVLTPQPKQQVKIAVVKKPETEPIRLNIRRTLTQLLSSRIKETEDLKLSNDEIADLAFNIEMEMYKYFKDTGAKYKAKYRSLVFNIKDTKNLTLFRKIADKSLAPDAVVRLSPDEMASQELAEWREKETKHQLEMIKKNELDLMAQAKSIVVKTHKGEQIIENDGGIGLVDPKTPVQDIVTALNSGDSISSIDTSKEREDGERIKLTSEMKRSKNGEEGRKKDKDRESSRDGGRLRDKGGRERSTSRSRHRHKRDRDYSKTRERSRDRKAKSKESRREKDKEREKDKDKQRNKDREKIKDREREKEKYQNEKEKHKSDTWTKTRSRNESSKEGRNGDRKEQGRKKEIEKKKEPTPPPIVEKPIEDRLWRHIEDEATTNTIDGNDSDVSDREPSSTVTIKTPDINEEPERYTDPEIEKDISKTAWQTVWRGFVNMVDVAKFFITAQEVSGHARDLMNDLPDTVDVVGRISHETVWDYISKMKKTGSKEILVIRLTAANDEEKIPYITLYSYLNSRSRLGVVGNVSKNIKDFYIMPFSNQSTIPRVLLPLTGPGFEENRPHLLLGIIVRNRKKRLTTIPPIVATKIQKKDPDRSYTPPLVGTSKDKASSATPPASPMGYKASATDTIKDKQAVTQMTLETLNKAHIGMSKSVMDSAAICKIVPELSSKIDLMPSPLKTLDDDGDEPYSPGEMDEDVTNTQTVIHDTTDVLSSAKNSTELQRKMDELNRQIEEQKQQIQSISSSFLNDATPTLPGLGLDPPDTKDSEEAYSPSDTRSFTPPPPGISKFAQPILDKVSDITIPPNLQEILANVKRQESSKVDPYLPSKPSATFLTTVNSTVYQNSEKYSSPSQAKGPNLGRANSEKAAFADVSQTALSKESKSTLSSLSDLDLIRKAEEELAAVAAASTASNVSTVPISPVAPSGTNLITQTSPVPPTQCGNLTASPTLHQPMLSPPIAHIETSFKKTFMPEQPKPPGLEDEDFPAFPSTPPTMDSMSKIMPRSKYAHKSGIVLSVKRKVCEDDSLSPAVKTPRTKSRWGQGPSE
- the LOC127064959 gene encoding death-inducer obliterator 1 isoform X1, whose translation is MCCVKSIVDFEDTTDFKIHFITLYDFICITENMSSSYIVEPQEKETQKQDDTLIIVVNDDGTISVDQETLQNLIMNQSNANVSVVRLGQSEPGANNGDITLTVDPPTFTSSSITPIGNATSTDATGLVDPFMEMDPEQLERLETALQSEEAKQILGENVTAMLDMLSVEEQQKSIKYSVELDHCYTNKSPDSKPKDSLPLTSYASSSDIQYTHPSSPSTVSTMSSPSNEIDKLKPTTKTGKPIGRPRKNPLTPTTSNLRSAGNSPGVSKSAGHSMSKAHRLSNDEEEEEEGTPSPSESSESEPPSDNDSDFGPRGPRRGGVRARGGRKGLTTRGGYMTSTRKRNSNKHMDIEQVRRLDMEMAAAVSAMKTPDKEDKMGAHTSTRGRRGFKALGVRKKDETLTASETAINVEKPLQTTNQVKANLISSNMVKGDMILTKPGQGRNNQKLTLVQKQVVMKANELKNLDVKKPVILPKGKFLNQVQTKLVSTKDGKLVHVPITSSKPVVSSTPGAQEKGTLLQTSPIQQYQGLQQQGKPISSVVSMKVKPSEIKRERRKSEKIMDLISKTEGDNAKTVEIKNIDNMKKHSRKEHKKSPGFVADTLGPALFSAPDIIRRVGSNNDSKNADNTISSLIATIPSTTIACGVAKSSAQGTQIISSTNVTTTTSNITQNSDSEYTTKTLITNTLEEDVSQVERHSGIENETENVLKGENENQKTDSKADPAEELQPSLITTSSQMIDQAMALPTVSNHIITKHSGIEGEEHLLATLEMEANKHDEELLAEALLLQEELGVDLGDHAALVDQAVPSTSLTSTPAHVSSLEATTNQELTTKSLDTTAQIPTNVTPEVTKKNTKDDKEPIQIVRGGRVITLPPIEAPATRSKRLQAKSEVTAQKTPEPIKKSEKYESPTVQSHLERKEDLRLNISEQNDEEEEDEDDEEEENSDSEDDPDRLWCICKRPHNNRFMICCDVCEDWFHGKCVHVSKAMGQQMEEKGIEWVCPNCLKKKADDNKVKINAQLVSGKERQRQDSFMEDSASLMEEETSQHSLSPTKDAPLPAASTLDHNIVRISGTTQCVVCKKEARNSSIYCSDACILAHAQETLTKDKPVATSSNSKALKQSPLGVTKTKADARVIVFERRTGRLLTGTDAPKRSNLKTWLKENPTFEAVRADSLSQVEIGGKTVTVLPAQRLTKPGKSPQLIAAKAQAIPKMVYTNIPGSKQTILIASSKKITIAGAQQQQQQQQQQQPQTSTLHNKPHQLKQTFLDTGKGNLILKQTTIRPVSSPQARAQGTITQKQAQSKKQELKVLTPQPKQQVKIAVVKKPETEPIRLNIRRTLTQLLSSRIKETEDLKLSNDEIADLAFNIEMEMYKYFKDTGAKYKAKYRSLVFNIKDTKNLTLFRKIADKSLAPDAVVRLSPDEMASQELAEWREKETKHQLEMIKKNELDLMAQAKSIVVKTHKGEQIIENDGGIGLVDPKTPVQDIVTALNSGDSISSIDTSKEREDGERIKLTSEMKRSKNGEEGRKKDKDRESSRDGGRLRDKGGRERSTSRSRHRHKRDRDYSKTRERSRDRKAKSKESRREKDKEREKDKDKQRNKDREKIKDREREKEKYQNEKEKHKSDTWTKTRSRNESSKEGRNGDRKEQGRKKEIEKKKEPTPPPIVEKPIEDRLWRHIEDEATTNTIDGNDSDVSDREPSSTVTIKTPDINEEPERYTDPEIEKDISKTAWQTVWRGFVNMVDVAKFFITAQEVSGHARDLMNDLPDTVDVVGRISHETVWDYISKMKKTGSKEILVIRLTAANDEEKIPYITLYSYLNSRSRLGVVGNVSKNIKDFYIMPFSNQSTIPRVLLPLTGPGFEENRPHLLLGIIVRNRKKRLTTIPPIVATKIQKKDPDRSYTPPLVGTSKDKASSATPPASPMGYKASATDTIKDKQAVTQMTLETLNKAHIGMSKSVMDSAAICKIVPELSSKIDLMPSPLKTLDDDGDEPYSPGEMDEDVTNTQTVIHDTTDVLSSAKNSTELQRKMDELNRQIEEQKQQIQSISSSFLNDATPTLPGLGLDPPDTKDSEEAYSPSDTRSFTPPPPGISKFAQPILDKVSDITIPPNLQEILANVKRQESSKVDPYLPSKPSATFLTTVNSTVYQNSEKYSSPSQAKGPNLGRANSEKAAFADVSQTALSKESKSTLSSLSDLDLIRKAEEELAAVAAASTASNVSTVPISPVAPSGTNLITQTSPVPPTQCGNLTASPTLHQPMLSPPIAHIETSFKKTFMPEQPKPPGLEDEDFPAFPSTPPTMDSMSKIMPRSKYAHKSGIVLSVKRKVCEDDSLSPAVKTPRTKSRWGQGPSE
- the LOC127064959 gene encoding death-inducer obliterator 1 isoform X5, which produces MEMDPEQLERLETALQSEEAKQILGENVTAMLDMLSVEEQQKSIKYSVELDHCYTNKSPDSKPKDSLPLTSYASSSDIQYTHPSSPSTVSTMSSPSNEIDKLKPTTKTGKPIGRPRKNPLTPTTSNLRSAGNSPGVSKSAGHSMSKAHRLSNDEEEEEEGTPSPSESSESEPPSDNDSDFGPRGPRRGGVRARGGRKGLTTRGGYMTSTRKRNSNKHMDIEQVRRLDMEMAAAVSAMKTPDKEDKMGAHTSTRGRRGFKALGVRKKDETLTASETAINVEKPLQTTNQVKANLISSNMVKGDMILTKPGQGRNNQKLTLVQKQVVMKANELKNLDVKKPVILPKGKFLNQVQTKLVSTKDGKLVHVPITSSKPVVSSTPGAQEKGTLLQTSPIQQYQGLQQQGKPISSVVSMKVKPSEIKRERRKSEKIMDLISKTEGDNAKTVEIKNIDNMKKHSRKEHKKSPGFVADTLGPALFSAPDIIRRVGSNNDSKNADNTISSLIATIPSTTIACGVAKSSAQGTQIISSTNVTTTTSNITQNSDSEYTTKTLITNTLEEDVSQVERHSGIENETENVLKGENENQKTDSKADPAEELQPSLITTSSQMIDQAMALPTVSNHIITKHSGIEGEEHLLATLEMEANKHDEELLAEALLLQEELGVDLGDHAALVDQAVPSTSLTSTPAHVSSLEATTNQELTTKSLDTTAQIPTNVTPEVTKKNTKDDKEPIQIVRGGRVITLPPIEAPATRSKRLQAKSEVTAQKTPEPIKKSEKYESPTVQSHLERKEDLRLNISEQNDEEEEDEDDEEEENSDSEDDPDRLWCICKRPHNNRFMICCDVCEDWFHGKCVHVSKAMGQQMEEKGIEWVCPNCLKKKADDNKVKINAQLVSGKERQRQDSFMEDSASLMEEETSQHSLSPTKDAPLPAASTLDHNIVRISGTTQCVVCKKEARNSSIYCSDACILAHAQETLTKDKPVATSSNSKALKQSPLGVTKTKADARVIVFERRTGRLLTGTDAPKRSNLKTWLKENPTFEAVRADSLSQVEIGGKTVTVLPAQRLTKPGKSPQLIAAKAQAIPKMVYTNIPGSKQTILIASSKKITIAGAQQQQQQQQQQQPQTSTLHNKPHQLKQTFLDTGKGNLILKQTTIRPVSSPQARAQGTITQKQAQSKKQELKVLTPQPKQQVKIAVVKKPETEPIRLNIRRTLTQLLSSRIKETEDLKLSNDEIADLAFNIEMEMYKYFKDTGAKYKAKYRSLVFNIKDTKNLTLFRKIADKSLAPDAVVRLSPDEMASQELAEWREKETKHQLEMIKKNELDLMAQAKSIVVKTHKGEQIIENDGGIGLVDPKTPVQDIVTALNSGDSISSIDTSKEREDGERIKLTSEMKRSKNGEEGRKKDKDRESSRDGGRLRDKGGRERSTSRSRHRHKRDRDYSKTRERSRDRKAKSKESRREKDKEREKDKDKQRNKDREKIKDREREKEKYQNEKEKHKSDTWTKTRSRNESSKEGRNGDRKEQGRKKEIEKKKEPTPPPIVEKPIEDRLWRHIEDEATTNTIDGNDSDVSDREPSSTVTIKTPDINEEPERYTDPEIEKDISKTAWQTVWRGFVNMVDVAKFFITAQEVSGHARDLMNDLPDTVDVVGRISHETVWDYISKMKKTGSKEILVIRLTAANDEEKIPYITLYSYLNSRSRLGVVGNVSKNIKDFYIMPFSNQSTIPRVLLPLTGPGFEENRPHLLLGIIVRNRKKRLTTIPPIVATKIQKKDPDRSYTPPLVGTSKDKASSATPPASPMGYKASATDTIKDKQAVTQMTLETLNKAHIGMSKSVMDSAAICKIVPELSSKIDLMPSPLKTLDDDGDEPYSPGEMDEDVTNTQTVIHDTTDVLSSAKNSTELQRKMDELNRQIEEQKQQIQSISSSFLNDATPTLPGLGLDPPDTKDSEEAYSPSDTRSFTPPPPGISKFAQPILDKVSDITIPPNLQEILANVKRQESSKVDPYLPSKPSATFLTTVNSTVYQNSEKYSSPSQAKGPNLGRANSEKAAFADVSQTALSKESKSTLSSLSDLDLIRKAEEELAAVAAASTASNVSTVPISPVAPSGTNLITQTSPVPPTQCGNLTASPTLHQPMLSPPIAHIETSFKKTFMPEQPKPPGLEDEDFPAFPSTPPTMDSMSKIMPRSKYAHKSGIVLSVKRKVCEDDSLSPAVKTPRTKSRWGQGPSE
- the LOC127064959 gene encoding death-inducer obliterator 1 isoform X3; this encodes MCCVKSIVDFEDTTDFKIHFITLYDFICITENMSSSYIVEPQEKETQKQDDTLIIVVNDDGTISVDQETLQNLIMNQSNANVSVVRLGQSEPGANNGDITLTVDPPTFTSSSITPIGNATSTDATGLVDPFMEMDPEQLERLETALQSEEAKQILGENVTAMLDMLSVEEQQKSIKYSVELDHCYTNKSPDSKPKDSLPLTSYASSSDIQYTHPSSPSTVSTMSSPSNEIDKLKPTTKTGKPIGRPRKNPLTPTTSNLRSAGNSPGVSKSAGHSMSKAHRLSNDEEEEEEGTPSPSESSESEPPSDNDSDFGPRGPRRGGVRARGGRKGLTTRGGYMTSTRKRNSNKHMDIEQVRRLDMEMAAAVSAMKTPDKEDKMGAHTSTRGRRGFKALGVRKKDETLTASETAINVEKPLQTTNQVKANLISSNMVKGDMILTKPGQGRNNQKLTLVQKQVVMKANELKNLDVKKPVILPKGKFLNQVQTKLVSTKDGKLVHVPITSSKPVVSSTPGAQEKGTLLQTSPIQQYQGLQQQGKPISSVVSMKVKPSEIKRERRKSEKIMDLISKTEGDNAKTVEIKNIDNMKKHSRKEHKKSPGFVADTLGPALFSAPDIIRRVGSNNDSKNADNTISSLIATIPSTTIACGVAKSSAQGTQIISSTNVTTTTSNITQNSDSEYTTKTLITNTLEEDVSQVERHSGIENETENVLKGENENQKTDSKADPAEELQPSLSGIEGEEHLLATLEMEANKHDEELLAEALLLQEELGVDLGDHAALVDQAVPSTSLTSTPAHVSSLEATTNQELTTKSLDTTAQIPTNVTPEVTKKNTKDDKEPIQIVRGGRVITLPPIEAPATRSKRLQAKSEVTAQKTPEPIKKSEKYESPTVQSHLERKEDLRLNISEQNDEEEEDEDDEEEENSDSEDDPDRLWCICKRPHNNRFMICCDVCEDWFHGKCVHVSKAMGQQMEEKGIEWVCPNCLKKKADDNKVKINAQLVSGKERQRQDSFMEDSASLMEEETSQHSLSPTKDAPLPAASTLDHNIVRISGTTQCVVCKKEARNSSIYCSDACILAHAQETLTKDKPVATSSNSKALKQSPLGVTKTKADARVIVFERRTGRLLTGTDAPKRSNLKTWLKENPTFEAVRADSLSQVEIGGKTVTVLPAQRLTKPGKSPQLIAAKAQAIPKMVYTNIPGSKQTILIASSKKITIAGAQQQQQQQQQQQPQTSTLHNKPHQLKQTFLDTGKGNLILKQTTIRPVSSPQARAQGTITQKQAQSKKQELKVLTPQPKQQVKIAVVKKPETEPIRLNIRRTLTQLLSSRIKETEDLKLSNDEIADLAFNIEMEMYKYFKDTGAKYKAKYRSLVFNIKDTKNLTLFRKIADKSLAPDAVVRLSPDEMASQELAEWREKETKHQLEMIKKNELDLMAQAKSIVVKTHKGEQIIENDGGIGLVDPKTPVQDIVTALNSGDSISSIDTSKEREDGERIKLTSEMKRSKNGEEGRKKDKDRESSRDGGRLRDKGGRERSTSRSRHRHKRDRDYSKTRERSRDRKAKSKESRREKDKEREKDKDKQRNKDREKIKDREREKEKYQNEKEKHKSDTWTKTRSRNESSKEGRNGDRKEQGRKKEIEKKKEPTPPPIVEKPIEDRLWRHIEDEATTNTIDGNDSDVSDREPSSTVTIKTPDINEEPERYTDPEIEKDISKTAWQTVWRGFVNMVDVAKFFITAQEVSGHARDLMNDLPDTVDVVGRISHETVWDYISKMKKTGSKEILVIRLTAANDEEKIPYITLYSYLNSRSRLGVVGNVSKNIKDFYIMPFSNQSTIPRVLLPLTGPGFEENRPHLLLGIIVRNRKKRLTTIPPIVATKIQKKDPDRSYTPPLVGTSKDKASSATPPASPMGYKASATDTIKDKQAVTQMTLETLNKAHIGMSKSVMDSAAICKIVPELSSKIDLMPSPLKTLDDDGDEPYSPGEMDEDVTNTQTVIHDTTDVLSSAKNSTELQRKMDELNRQIEEQKQQIQSISSSFLNDATPTLPGLGLDPPDTKDSEEAYSPSDTRSFTPPPPGISKFAQPILDKVSDITIPPNLQEILANVKRQESSKVDPYLPSKPSATFLTTVNSTVYQNSEKYSSPSQAKGPNLGRANSEKAAFADVSQTALSKESKSTLSSLSDLDLIRKAEEELAAVAAASTASNVSTVPISPVAPSGTNLITQTSPVPPTQCGNLTASPTLHQPMLSPPIAHIETSFKKTFMPEQPKPPGLEDEDFPAFPSTPPTMDSMSKIMPRSKYAHKSGIVLSVKRKVCEDDSLSPAVKTPRTKSRWGQGPSE